CGACATAAGCGTATGGGCCATAACATTTGCGTTGACCGTCTTTGCTGATCTTACGGTAGCAGTCGAAACTGGAATCGTACTGGCCGCACTTTTGTACATCCGAAAAGTAACTGGTACGACAACCATAATGCGAGTGACCCCTCAGTACGTCGAGGAAGGCTGGCTACATATTTTGCAGGATAAGCCCATTCCAGAATACGTTGCTGTATTTCGCATTCATGGGCCCTTTCTATTCGGGGCGAACGAAAAGATTTCACAAGTGGCCGAGTGTCTGGACACACTACCACCGATTGTCATTTTACGGCTGCGAAATATGACCGCTATCGACGCTACGGGTTTACAAGCTCTCGAAGATTTAGCCAAGCAATGTCAGGCCAGCAAAAGGACTCTGATCTTGTGCGGTGCTCCACCGCAACCGGCAAAACTGATGCGACAGGCTGAGTTTGAGCAGCATGTGGGCAAAACAAATATCTGCGAGAATTTTCACGCTGCGCTAGAACGAGCCATCGTCGTTCAGTTCAATTTGAGCCACGGTCGCAGTGTGGCTTAGGATGGCGCAGGCGCCAGTTATTGCGCCTTGTTTCGCATCGTGGTCTTTCACGGCCTGGCCACGGAAAACCCGCATGAAATCTGACTCGCAATTCACAAAAAATCTCGCCCGTCGAAAATCGAGTATCCGCCGGTCCGGATCGTGCGAAAGTTCAATCGATAACACGACTGTATGACATTTCATTCTGACGGCGTCGAACTCGCTGGATTCCTGAACGTTGATGGGCCGATTGGGTCAATTCCTGGACCCATATAGGCTTCTGCCCAGACCGTTTTCGCCATGTGCTGTCCAGGGCCCGACACGGCGGTGCACGTTCACGAACGCATCAGCTGTACGAAGATGGTTCCCACGCAGGTACCCTAGCGAAAAACTTTTCTACGCGAGTATATATCGTGTTCTGAGAATCGGCCCAATCGACCCACTGCTGCGGTGATCTCGTGAACGAAGTTCATCATTTTCTACATTCGATCGAGAAAATCAGCGTGAAAAAGCCGCCCCTGCGGGTACAATGCGAGGCATGAAATTGCCACGAAACAGCTTGCGACAACTCTTAACTTTCGCTGTGATCACCTCGCCTTCCCTCGCCGGCTGTGAAAAAGGTATCGATATTAAGCGCGACATCGTCTTCAACTTCTAGAAGCCGATTGTGGTGTGTTACGAGCCCCTTACGCGTGAGCAAAAAGTCCATCCTTTTTTCCGCTCGACTGGTTTTCGTCGTGGACTTCTTCCTCATTCAGGCCGACAGTGAAGCCCAAGCCAATCAATTGGTCGATCAGCAGTTGCCCGTCGACGGCTTTCATCTCGGTTGGAGATTCGAGCCCGACCCGGGCAGCCGTTCCAGTTGAGCGGCGCTTTGTAAACGTTGTCATGATCGATGGTCCAGCTGGTGACCGGCACGCCGCCGCTGATGACGGGGACTTCTTTTTCAAAGGCGCGGTAGATGACCTGAAGCCGTTCTGGCCGGAATCGGCGACGGTGAATTCGAGGGGCGCGCGTAAAGTGTCGGTTCCACGCGCAGGTTGACGACGACGTTGCCGGTCATTTGCTGGTTGATCGAACGGACAGCATCGCGAGCATGGGCAATTGTGCAAAACTGCTTTTCGATGCTGCCTGGATTTCCATCGTCTCCAGTCGGCGCAAAGAATTCGCTGAAGTTCGCCGCCTCCGCCGAAAGCCCGACACCACCGGCGGAGCATACCATCAATGCGATAACAATAGCAGCAGTAATGATTCTCATTGCTGGCGATTCATCCGTACTTCGGTGACCGATTCGCAAATGTATGTATAGGGCACTGATCCCGCGCGAGTTACGTTCAGGTTGTGGCCGAAGTAATCGAACCTGCGAACGACTTTGGCGATGCTTGGCAGAAGTTCAAGAACTTCTTGCACTGGTTTGATTTCCTCGGGCTTAGCATTGGTGCCGCCATGCTGAGGAACATGGGAGCCACGGCGCCGACTTTATCGATGATGTCGGCCACGTGTCGCACAATCGCGCCAATTTCTTGGTATTTCAGCGAGTA
This region of Pirellulales bacterium genomic DNA includes:
- a CDS encoding STAS domain-containing protein; this encodes DISVWAITFALTVFADLTVAVETGIVLAALLYIRKVTGTTTIMRVTPQYVEEGWLHILQDKPIPEYVAVFRIHGPFLFGANEKISQVAECLDTLPPIVILRLRNMTAIDATGLQALEDLAKQCQASKRTLILCGAPPQPAKLMRQAEFEQHVGKTNICENFHAALERAIVVQFNLSHGRSVA